In Vibrio bathopelagicus, the following are encoded in one genomic region:
- a CDS encoding EAL domain-containing protein, giving the protein MCWSTFASAQTKDVLVIHSYHQGFFWTDDFHKGLAAELDRDGLSYRVVYLDSKRSQNPEYLERVYQLYHTKLLHEEFAAVVVSDNNALNLMKRLAPDLKETPVIFGGINNFSPEMIEGLNATGISEDIDLAGNIELIKRLQSTVKKIYIVTDHSVTGEAIRSQIDLFVRKHPEFSELVEHYVPDSYQELVAFSQRADLGTSLLFWAYYRDADGRVSSDEDWRNLNTQTQIPLYMVHDLGLGFGAIGGVIQSGETQGRDTGRVLLNVLANPTNPLPPVVAGAPEIKIDYQQISRWDLGAENEASVTFLNKPKSFLARYRDEIRTIGLLFLAMACVIATLVYYLNRLKKSERASRKSQMLLESIFDQSLQFMGIIDKNGVLLSSNSKLHELLYNQGYKLGTPLQNHQHWEESAREILKEYFTSKETPPALRFEAEVWCRDRGVMVLEISLKSMPGNEEDDTQFLFEARDVTSRKLAENKLFQREANLKLYYDKQPVMMITLDGNNRIQQVNQFAEEVLGYPLDQLLGHRPREFYVDENAMIPRHILLQPQHKVRGVWRRDIEYRHADGSTIWIRENIRPLVESDQLLIVGEDITETHELSEKLEYQARYDLLTDTFNRNHFAQELQKALKEVESHMRTHAMLFLDLDQLKVLNDTAGHEAGDAAIMFSAKLLEEVLPYNTVLARMGGDEFAVLLKDCTERDAINVCRSIISMMSENPFLWGDIRLNLTSSIGIRLIDHTAASPQMVHAQADAACHAAKEEGRNRYNLYHQDDEDIRRRHLEMECVNLVHEALANDRLELFAQRILGLDKDSEKMHFEILVRIKNIKGEYISPGIFMPASERYNIAHLIDRRVVSQTLTWLEQRPEVIDELGMCSINLSGHSMGNREFVEFLIESLASSSVPCHKICLEITETAAMSNMKQAIKFFTRIKELGCMIALDDFGSGLSSFGYLKKLPVDIVKIDGLFVRDIDVNEMDHVMVRSINDLAKQMGKHTVAEFVENTQIIDKLIDLGVNYAQGYIIGRPKPLAELVEELQQERALEHSD; this is encoded by the coding sequence GTGTGTTGGAGTACTTTTGCTTCAGCGCAGACAAAAGATGTGTTGGTGATCCACTCTTACCATCAAGGTTTTTTCTGGACAGACGATTTCCACAAAGGGTTAGCGGCAGAACTTGACCGTGATGGTCTGTCTTACCGTGTCGTTTACCTCGATAGCAAGCGCTCTCAAAATCCTGAGTATCTTGAGCGTGTTTATCAGCTTTATCACACCAAACTACTGCATGAAGAGTTTGCTGCTGTTGTGGTTAGTGATAATAACGCGCTCAATTTAATGAAGCGCCTCGCCCCCGATCTCAAAGAAACTCCTGTTATCTTTGGTGGCATCAACAACTTTTCTCCTGAAATGATTGAAGGCTTGAACGCGACGGGTATTAGTGAAGATATTGATTTAGCCGGTAATATTGAACTCATCAAGCGTCTTCAATCGACAGTCAAAAAAATCTACATTGTTACCGATCATTCAGTAACGGGTGAGGCCATTCGTTCTCAAATCGATCTGTTTGTTAGAAAACACCCTGAGTTTTCTGAACTTGTTGAACACTATGTTCCTGATTCTTATCAAGAGCTCGTGGCATTTTCTCAGCGTGCCGATCTCGGAACAAGCTTGCTGTTTTGGGCTTATTACCGCGATGCCGATGGTCGAGTCAGCAGCGATGAAGATTGGCGCAACTTAAATACACAGACTCAAATCCCCCTGTATATGGTGCATGACTTGGGGCTTGGGTTTGGCGCTATCGGAGGCGTTATTCAGAGCGGTGAGACGCAAGGTCGAGATACTGGGCGTGTCCTATTGAACGTGTTGGCTAACCCAACAAACCCACTTCCCCCTGTGGTAGCTGGCGCTCCGGAAATAAAGATCGATTATCAGCAGATCTCCCGTTGGGATCTGGGCGCAGAGAATGAAGCCTCGGTGACTTTTCTAAATAAGCCTAAGTCATTCCTCGCGCGCTATCGCGATGAGATTCGTACGATTGGCTTGCTGTTTTTAGCCATGGCGTGCGTGATTGCCACCTTGGTGTATTACCTCAACCGACTTAAGAAAAGTGAACGGGCAAGCCGAAAAAGCCAAATGTTGCTTGAGTCGATATTCGATCAAAGCCTGCAATTTATGGGCATTATCGACAAAAATGGGGTGTTGTTGTCGAGTAACAGTAAGCTGCATGAGCTGCTCTACAACCAAGGCTACAAGCTTGGTACTCCTCTTCAAAATCATCAGCATTGGGAAGAGTCTGCTCGTGAAATCTTGAAGGAGTATTTTACGAGTAAAGAAACGCCGCCTGCTTTGCGCTTTGAAGCTGAAGTATGGTGTCGTGACCGTGGTGTGATGGTATTGGAAATTTCACTGAAGTCGATGCCGGGCAATGAAGAGGACGACACCCAGTTCTTATTTGAAGCGCGTGATGTGACTTCTCGTAAACTCGCTGAAAACAAGTTGTTCCAACGTGAAGCGAATCTCAAACTGTATTACGACAAGCAACCCGTGATGATGATTACGCTGGATGGTAACAACCGTATTCAGCAAGTAAACCAGTTTGCTGAAGAGGTGTTAGGTTATCCTCTAGATCAATTGCTAGGTCATCGTCCAAGAGAGTTCTATGTCGATGAAAATGCGATGATCCCGCGTCATATCTTGCTGCAACCACAGCACAAAGTTCGTGGCGTTTGGCGTCGTGATATTGAATATCGTCATGCTGATGGTAGTACAATCTGGATTCGTGAAAACATTCGTCCATTGGTTGAGTCTGATCAGTTGTTGATTGTCGGCGAAGATATCACCGAGACTCATGAGCTTTCTGAAAAACTAGAGTATCAGGCTCGCTATGATTTGCTGACCGATACTTTCAACCGCAATCATTTTGCACAAGAACTGCAAAAGGCACTTAAAGAAGTCGAGAGCCACATGCGTACTCATGCAATGCTGTTCTTAGATTTAGACCAACTTAAGGTACTGAACGACACAGCAGGCCATGAAGCGGGCGATGCCGCAATCATGTTTAGTGCCAAACTATTGGAAGAGGTACTGCCGTACAACACGGTGCTGGCTAGAATGGGCGGTGATGAGTTTGCGGTTTTACTGAAAGATTGCACCGAGAGAGATGCGATCAATGTGTGTCGCAGTATCATCTCGATGATGAGCGAGAACCCATTTTTGTGGGGGGATATTCGCCTCAACCTGACCAGCTCTATCGGTATCCGATTGATTGACCATACTGCCGCTTCACCACAAATGGTGCACGCTCAGGCGGATGCGGCTTGTCATGCCGCGAAAGAAGAAGGTCGCAATCGCTATAACCTTTATCATCAAGATGATGAAGATATCCGTCGTCGTCACCTTGAAATGGAGTGCGTTAACCTTGTTCATGAGGCCTTGGCGAATGATCGCTTAGAGCTGTTTGCACAGCGTATCCTTGGTTTAGACAAAGACAGTGAGAAAATGCACTTCGAGATCTTGGTGAGAATCAAGAACATCAAGGGTGAGTACATTTCTCCTGGGATCTTCATGCCTGCCTCAGAGCGCTATAACATTGCGCACTTGATTGATCGCCGAGTCGTGAGCCAAACGCTCACTTGGTTAGAACAGCGCCCAGAGGTGATAGATGAACTTGGGATGTGTTCAATCAATCTGTCCGGTCATTCGATGGGTAACAGAGAGTTTGTTGAATTCTTGATTGAAAGCTTGGCGAGCTCGTCAGTGCCTTGCCATAAGATTTGTTTAGAAATCACCGAAACGGCTGCGATGAGCAACATGAAACAAGCGATCAAGTTCTTCACTAGAATCAAAGAGCTTGGCTGCATGATTGCGCTTGATGACTTCGGCTCAGGCTTATCATCGTTTGGCTACCTGAAAAAATTGCCTGTCGATATTGTGAAGATTGATGGCCTGTTTGTGCGTGATATTGATGTCAACGAAATGGATCATGTGATGGTTCGTTCTATCAATGACCTAGCTAAGCAGATGGGTAAACACACGGTAGCTGAGTTTGTTGAAAACACTCAGATCATCGACAAACTGATCGACCTCGGCGTTAACTATGCGCAAGGCTATATTATTGGTCGACCTAAGCCACTCGCAGAGCTCGTTGAAGAGTTACAGCAAGAGCGAGCGTTAGAGCACTCAGATTAA
- a CDS encoding class I SAM-dependent methyltransferase produces MQLQLICEDATQIDHLNDLATRWNLSHDENSDFALVLTSERLELRKVDEPKLGAIFVDLVGGAVGHRRKFGGGKGQAIAKAAGLNKGATPTILDGTAGLGRDAFVLASLGCKVQMVERHPVVAALLDDGLQRAQQDPDIGGWVSERMKLIHASSHDALDKLSNDPDFEQPDVVYLDPMYPHPENKKKSALVKKEMRVFQSLVGADLDADGLFEPAMKLASKRVVVKRPDYAAWLGEQKPSMAIETKKNRFDVYVKASMT; encoded by the coding sequence TTGCAACTACAACTGATTTGCGAAGATGCCACCCAAATCGATCATCTAAATGACTTAGCGACCCGTTGGAATTTATCTCATGATGAAAACAGCGATTTCGCTTTGGTACTGACTAGCGAGCGACTTGAGTTACGTAAAGTCGATGAACCGAAGCTTGGTGCTATCTTTGTTGATTTAGTCGGAGGCGCAGTCGGTCACAGACGTAAGTTTGGTGGTGGTAAAGGTCAGGCAATTGCTAAGGCAGCAGGTCTAAACAAAGGCGCAACACCAACTATCTTAGATGGCACCGCTGGTTTAGGGCGTGATGCGTTTGTGCTGGCTTCTTTGGGTTGTAAAGTACAGATGGTAGAGCGACATCCAGTTGTGGCTGCATTATTGGATGACGGACTGCAGAGAGCGCAACAAGATCCAGACATCGGCGGTTGGGTGAGTGAGCGCATGAAGTTGATTCATGCTTCTAGCCATGATGCCCTAGACAAGCTCAGTAACGATCCTGACTTCGAACAGCCAGACGTGGTGTATCTCGACCCTATGTACCCGCATCCTGAGAACAAAAAGAAATCGGCTTTGGTTAAGAAAGAGATGCGCGTATTCCAATCTTTAGTTGGCGCAGATCTGGATGCTGATGGCTTGTTTGAGCCAGCGATGAAGTTGGCATCAAAGCGCGTTGTGGTCAAAAGACCGGACTACGCAGCGTGGTTAGGTGAGCAAAAACCAAGCATGGCGATCGAAACCAAAAAGAACCGTTTTGATGTCTATGTGAAAGCATCAATGACTTAG